aacacatgtttacatttcCAAAGTAAGTGAAATCGATAataaacaatatatttttttttacagtaaacagtacactcacagaagttccaaaggaatagagacatttaaaatgtcatattgtctatatacagtgttgtaacgataatagttaaagtacaaaagggaacatGTGTTCTGCAGTGGCATTGTGGAGCTACAAAACGTAGAATGAAAAACGTTTTTTTTCAGAAGAAAGATAAAATATTTGACTGGCTACACACTCCTTCCTCTGGCCAAACGTTACACCACGCCGACGGACAGTACGTTTAGTTTGACTCTAATCAAATGTTCAATACACTCCATTGTTTGTTTGCATTAAATAAAACCATATGATTTTAACGTTTTTGTAGCGTCATTTGTAAGTTACAATAAAAcctttgtttttttatttgtatcattattattattgtattcgCATTGACGTAGCAAAAAtgtgtttcatggaaacatggaaaTTATATAACTTTAActttaccacagccacaaattcATATGTTTTTGTTTTAATGAATTTAATCGATATagtcaattttgactttgtggctgtggtatcCAGTAGATATTGGAATGATCGAGCTTGTCACGTGATAAAAGTGGGCGTTTCCATCAGTTTCTTCTGAAAACATGGAGGCTGTTGTGGGCGATTTGGTAGCTCCAGAAGACCTTTTGGTAAGTTTACGTTTTATTATTGTCATGATTTAGAACATAGCTGTATTATATTTAAACAATATGGTGTCTAAATACCCAGCTACATTCGTTAATAGTTGATCAAACGTTTACAACAGTGTAGCTGTAGAAGTGAAACATatgctagctagcgttagccatATTGCTAGTAGCTATCTGTGTCATTCCTTACACCAGCTGCGTTCTGGTATGTTATTTTGCCCAACTACACAGTATACAGATATGTATGATGCCTTTTGATGGATTTTTCAATCGAATGAAAAGTTTTTAAAGCTAATTGTTGAGTACATTAggtgtatcatattgtattgatGTTGTTACACCAGCTTGTCTGCTACTGTCCCATGTGAGTTAGCTATTACACAACATGCATTACCATGACGCATTATGAGACTGCATTACTGTAGCTACTGCACTGTcaacataataaaaaataaaaaaagtttttcaTTATGACATGAATGCAGCATGTCTTGAAATGTAACACAGCAATTGAGTGTTTACTGTCACTGCCTTCTGTAAATTCAACATAAAGACTATCAACACCCTGGCCTAACATATCACCCTTGCCAGTCAGTGTCTGAAACCACTGAAGATACCCATATTTGTTCTGTTTTGACCATCAGAAATTTGAGAAGAAGTACAATGCTGAGTTGGTGAAGGGGGGTGTGTCAAAGGAGACCAAGTTTGAATATGCATGGTGTCTGATCCGGAGCAAGTATTCTGACGACATTAAGAAAGGAATTGTTTTGTTGGAAGGTGGGTAGCCAACAGTATTTGTCTACTCAGAAGACTGTCAGTAAGATGTCCTTACAAATGTCTCTCTAAATAGCTATGAATGAGTGATTGGATTTCCAACTTATTGGAATGAAATGCTGATATAGTGAATGCGATATGCATTGGCCTACTTAACCCACCTATAATAATGTTACCGGTACTGTTGCTCAATTTGTTTTATAGAGCTGGTTAACAAGGGATCAAAGGACGATGCCAGAGACTTCCTGTTCTACCTAGCTGTGGCCAACTACAGACTGAAGGTGATGTTCATTGTACTACTATATTACCCATAGGTTATAAGACACATCTCACTAGATAACTTATTGTAATGAAATAGATCACTCCGGCTCCCATCTCTCTGAGTTAATTGCGTAAGCTATTGTAGCACCTCTTACTTAattgtatctctatctctctttattGCTCCATATCTCTTTATCGctccatatatgtatatatttttatcacAGGATTATGAGAAAGCTCTGAAGTATATCCGCACTCTCCTGAAGAATGAACCGGGCAACAACCAGGCCTTGGAGCTGGAGAAGCTAATAGACAAGGCTCTAAAGAAAGGTGAGTGGGGAGGCCAAGGAACACCTATCAATGCTGGGTCTAATTTGTGTAATGTTCTCATTCTTTCCTCTCTGATCACTGATCAGGCAGGACAGGATGGGTAGAAGCTGAATGGGTATAAGTAATAAGGGCAATGTTCATGTTTTGATGTCACTTTTGTCTACACAGATGGTTTGGTTGGCATGGCAATCGTCGGAGGAATCGGCCTGGGCGTGGCTGGATTAGCAGGCCTCATCGGATTGGCTGTGTCCAAGGGTTATGGTCCAAGGTCCTAATATGGAGTGGGGAGGGCCTTAGCTTTGCTAACACACTTCAAAGAAAGACTGACATGCCCTCCTCAAACTTCTCCCCCATAACAAATTCAAACTAAGGTTGGAATTGGCTGCCGTTCCCCAAGATGAGAAGACCACCCGTGGATCTCCCAAAACGTTTCACTCATATTGTCCATGGAACAATGTTTGGGGATTGATTTCTGAAAATAGCCTTAGATTCATTTAAAATGTCTTCATATTTAAACAGGTTTTGATTCCAGTGAATTTGACATGTGTATATTCATACAGAGGTTTAATGTGGCACTTTGTCTTCCATATTATAAATAAGTGTGATGGAACACGTTACTGAATGGCATCTCTTGACTTACTGACCTCAGTATGTTAGCATGCAGCCACTGAGTTAGCATCTAAgcatgtacattacattacatttaagtcatttagcagacgctcttatccagagcgacttacaatgtGGTGGACTTTAATTCATTTCTTTATATAAGTGCAATTTTACTTCAATTATTGTTGTCTTCATTAATTTGGACAGAAAGCATTGGTATTTAGGGAAGTGTCTTATGTTTAGAGGTAAGTGTTGTGGTGTAGTGTCCAAGCTggtaagtgtgtatgtgtagttGGTAAGAATTAGGCAGCTGTGATGTGAATCACTCATGTTGTCCACAGGGGGCATATTTTCTTAGGGATTGGGTAAAGATGAATACCACGACAGTAAAACAGCCCTCGGGAAAAGGCTTTCATTTGTCTTTAATTGACAGTGTAGATGCAAGAAAACATTATTTATCCATAATATAACCCCATTTACTCAAGTTATCATAATGGCATGATACTAACAGATTTTGTTTTATGTATCAAAATACCAAGACGTTtcagctatttatttatttttctccagtGTTGAttgtaaataaaaacattttaattgTGTATGTTTcttaaagtatgtgtctggaagGCACTATTAGAGCTATTAAGATCATCATTGTCCTCAAGCCTTGCAGAATTTCAGTGTTAGCAAACCACACGTTTGAGTATCACTGTAGAACCGATGCTTTGTGGTTTTTAATTGTGAAATTAATAAAGGGCATGGTATGTCATGAGTGAACAATGTTGGCAGAGCtgatctttccatgacagactg
Above is a genomic segment from Salvelinus fontinalis isolate EN_2023a chromosome 36, ASM2944872v1, whole genome shotgun sequence containing:
- the LOC129835279 gene encoding mitochondrial fission 1 protein-like — protein: MEAVVGDLVAPEDLLKFEKKYNAELVKGGVSKETKFEYAWCLIRSKYSDDIKKGIVLLEELVNKGSKDDARDFLFYLAVANYRLKDYEKALKYIRTLLKNEPGNNQALELEKLIDKALKKDGLVGMAIVGGIGLGVAGLAGLIGLAVSKGYGPRS